The region GGACAAAACTTCAATCCGCTCAAGATGATTCGTCAACATTTACGTTTCACTATCCGGCGGCGACACGAAGCCTGCTGCAATGCGTCCGCCCATGAAAAAACGGCGCCGGAATTTCTTCCGACGCCGTTCTTCCTTGCAGTACATCGGCCCCTCAAGGCAGATGTACTGCGATTACATCATTACGCTTCGCCGTCCGCACCGCCGAAAGTCTCGGCAGAGTGCGCTTCGGTTTCGGTCACACGCGCCTGACGCTCGGATTCCAACAGCGCTGCGCGCTCGTCGGCTTCCCATGCGTCTTTTTCCTTGCGTGCACGGTGGAACGCCAGACCGGTACCAGCCGGGATCAGACGACCAACGATGACGTTTTCCTTCAGACCGCGCAGGCCGTCCTTCTTGCCCATGATCGCAGCTTCGGTCAGGACACGGGTAGTCTCCTGGAACGATGCAGCCGAGATGAACGAGTCGGTCGACAGCGATGCCTTGGTGATACCCAGCAAGACGTTTTCGTACGTCGCAGGGATCTTGGTCTCTGCATTGACGCGATCGTTTTCGTCCAGCAGTTCGGAACGTTCGACCTGTTCGCCGGTGATGTAGTTGGTATCGCCCGGATCCACAACCTGCACGCGACGCAGCATCTGACGCACGATGACTTCGATGTGCTTGTCGTTGATCTTCACGCCTTGCAAGCGGTACACGTCCTGAACTTCGTCGACGATGTAACGCGCCAGCGCTTCGATACCCAGCAGGCGCAGGATGTCTTGCGGATCGGCAGGACCGTCGACAATCATTTCGCCCTTGTTCACCACTTGGCCGTCATGCACCAGCACTTGCTTGTCCTTGGTGATCAGGAACTCGTGCTTGGCGCCGTCCATGTCGGTGATTTCCAGACGTTGCTTGCCCTTGGTTTCCTTACCGAACGCCACAGTACCGGTGACTTCCGCCAGCATGCCGGCATCCTTCGGCGAACGTGCTTCGAACAGTTCGGCAACGCGCGGCAGACCACCGGTAATGTCACGGGTCTTTTGCGATTCGGTCGGGATACGCGCCAGCACTTCACCAACGTGAACTTGCTGACCGTCCTTCACTGTAATCAGCGCGCCCACCTGGAAGCCGATCGTCACTGCATGTTCGGTGCCGGCGATCTTGACTTCTTCGCCTTGCTCGTTCAACAGCTTGACCTGTGGACGCAACACCTTGGCAGCGGACGAACCGCGGCGCTTGGCATCGATAACCACCAGCGTCGACAGACCGGTCACTTCGTCAATCTGCTTGGCGACGGTCGAACCTTCTTCGACATTTTCGAACTTCACGGTACCGGTGTACTCGGTGATGATCGGACGTGTCAGCGGATCCCATGTCGCCAATGCAGTACCGGCCTTGATGACCATGCCGTCCTTGACGATCAGGGTCGCACCGTACGGCACTTTATGACGCTCACGCTCACGACCGAGGTCGTCGGTGATCAGCACTTCGCCCGAACGGGAAATGACGATCAGCTCGCCCTTGCCGTTGGTGACGTAACGCATGGTCGCCGTGAAGCGGATGGTGCCGTTCGACTTGGCTTCCACCGACGAGGCCACTGCTGCACGCGACGCCGCACCACCGATGTGGAACGTACGCATGGTCAGCTGAGTACCTGGTTCGCCGATCGACTGCGCAGCGATAACGCCGACTGCTTCGCCGCTGTTGACCAGCACGCCGCGACCCAGATCGCGGCCGTAGCACTTGGCGCACAGACCGTAGCGCGTGTCGCAAGTCAGCGGAGTGCGAACCTTGACTTCGTCGATGCCGAGGCGTTCGACTTCTTCAACGGTGTCTTCGTCCATCAGGGTACCGGCTTCATACAGCGTAGCCTGGGTTTCCGGATTGATGATGTCGGTGGCGGCAACGCGGCCGAGGATACGGTCGCGCAGCGCTTCAATGACTTCACCGCCTTCAACCATTGCCTTCATCGAGGCGCCGTTGGAAGTGCCGCAATCATCTTCGATCACGACCAGATCCTGGGTCACGTCGACCAGACGGCGTGTCAGGTAACCGGAGTTCGCGGTCTTCAGCGCGGTATCGGCCAGACCCTTACGGGCGCCGTGCGTCGAGATGAAGTACTGCAACACGTTCAGGCCTTCGCGGAAGTTCGCGGTAATCGGCGTTTCGATAATCGAACCGTCCGGTTTAGCCATCAGACCGCGCATACCTGCCAGCTGACGAATCTGCGCTGCGGAACCGCGGGCGCCGGAGTCGGCCATCATGTAAATCGCGTTGAACGACTCTTGCGTACCCTTGGTGCCGTCGCGGCGGACCACATCTTCGACCTTTAGCTGGTCCATCATGGCCTTGCCGACGTCGTCGCCGGCCTTGCCCCAGATGTCCACAACCTTGTTGTAGCGTTCGCCGGCGGTAACCAGACCGGACGAGTATTGCTGTTCGATCTGCTTGACTTCGCTTTCGGCGGTCGCAATGATGGTCGCCTTTTGCGGCGGCACCAGCATGTCGTCCACGCAGATCGAGATACCGGCGCGTGTCGCCAGACGGAAGCCCGACTGCATCAGTTGATCGGCGAACACGACCGTCGCGCGCAGACCGCACTTGCGGAATGACGTGTTGATCAGCTTCGAAATTTCCTTCTTCTTCAGTGCACGGTTCAGCACCGAGAATGGCAGACCCTTCGGCAGAATTTCCGACAGGATGGCGCGGCCGACAGTCGTTTCGTAACGCTTGACGGTACGCACGAATTCGCCGGTGACCGGGTCCTTTGGATTTTCAACGATACGTACGGTGACGCGGGTAGCCAGTTCGACTTCCTTGTTGTCGTACGCACGGATGACTTCCGAGACGTCCTGGAACAGCATGCCTTCGTTCTTGGCGTTGATCGCCTCACGCGTTGCGTAGTACAGACCCAGCACGATATCCTGGGACGGCACGATCGACGGTTCACCGTTCGATGGGAACAGGATGTTGTTCGACGCCAGCATCAGCGTGCGCGCTTCCATCTGCGCTTCGATCGACAGTGGAACGTGGACCGCCATCTGGTCGCCGTCGAAGTCGGCGTTGAACGCGGCGCAAACCAGCGGATGCAGCTGGATCGCCTTGCCTTCGATCAGGACCGGCTCGAACGCCTGGATACCCAGACGGTGCAATGTCGGCGCGCGGTTCAGCATGACCGGATGTTCGCGGATCACGTCTTCCAGGATGTCCCAGACCACCGGTTCCTGGATTTCGACCAGTTTCTTGGCTGCCTTGATGGTCGTTGCCAGCCCCATCAGTTCGAGCTTGTTGAAGATAAATGGTTTAAACAGCTCGAGGGCCATCAGCTTCGGCAGACCGCATTGGTGCAACTTGAGCTGCGGACCCACCACGATGACGGAACGGCCGGAGTAGTCGACGCGCTTACCCAGCAAGTTCTGACGGAAACGACCGCCCTTGCCCTTGATCATTTCGGCCAGCGACTTCAACGGACGCTTGTTGGCGCCGGTCATCGCCTTGCCGCGACGGCCGTTATCCAGCAGCGAGTCAACCGCTTCTTGCAGCATGCGCTTTTCGTTGCGCGTGATGATTTCCGGAGCGCGCAATTCCATCAGGCGCTTCAGACGGTTGTTACGGTTGATGACGCGGCGATACAGATCGTTCAGATCGGAGGTCGCAAAGCGGCCGCCGTCCAGCGGCACCAGCGGACGCAGTTCCGGCGGCAGCACCGGCAGCACTTCCATGATCATCCAGTCGGGCTTGATGCCCGAACGCTGGAACGCTTCCAGCACCTTCAGGCGCTTGGCGTATTTCTTGATCTTGGCTTCGGACTTCGATTCCTTCAGTTCCACGCGCAGGGTTTCTGCATCGCGGTCGATGTCGATCGAGCGCAGCAGTTCACGGATGCCTTCGGCGCCCATGAATGCGGTGAAGTCGTCGCCGTACTCTTCGTACTTGGCGGCGTAGTCGTCTTCCGACATGATCTGGCACTTCTTCAGCGGCGTCATGCCCGGATCGGTCACGACGTAGGCTTCGAAGTACAGCACGCGTTCGATATCGCGCAGGGTCATGTCGAGGACCATGCCCAGACGCGACGGCAGCGATTTCAGGAACCAGATGTGCGCAGTCGGCGAAGCCAGTTCGATGTGGCCCATGCGCTCACGGCGCACCTTGGCCAGCGTGACTTCGACGCCGCATTTTTCGCAGATGACGCCGCGGTGCTTGAGGCGCTTGTACTTGCCGCAGAGGCATTCGTAGTCTTTGATCGGGCCAAAGATCTTGGCGCAGAACAGACCGTCGCGCTCAGGCTTGAAAGTACGGTAGTTAATGGTTTCCGGCTTTTTGACTTCGCCGTAGGACCACGAACGGATTTTTTCGGGGGACGCCAGACCAATTTTGATCGCGTCGAATTGTTCGTTTTGCTGAACTTGCTTGAATAGATCGAGCAGTGCTTTCATGTATCACTCCAGGTTGGCGTGAGAACGCTAGGTAATGCTATGTATATCGAGACGGCCGCACCACAATCTGCGCACACCCTGTTCGCACCTGCGGGAGAGCCGTGGCTTGCGCCGGGTTCCGCATGTACCGGGACAGACTTGGTCGTCCTTGACTGCTTACAATTGCTTGTAGCTGCTTGCTGAACTGCTTTGTTGCTTTACTTTACTGCGTCGCCGCCGTTCCTGCCGGCGGCAGGATCAGACGATAAAACAGGGCAAGACGGCCGCGCCGCCTTGCCCCCGGGAACATCAGTCGCGTTCGAGATCGATGTCGATACCGAGCGAACGGATTTCCTTGACCAGCACGTTGAAGGACTCCGGCATGCCGGCGTCGATCACGTGGTCGCCCTTGACCAGGTTTTCATAAACCTTGGTACGGCCGTTCACGTCATCGGACTTCACGGTCAGCATTTCCTGCAGCACATACGATGCGCCGTAGGCTTCCAGTGCCCAGACTTCCATTTCACCGAAGCGTTG is a window of Herbaspirillum hiltneri N3 DNA encoding:
- the rpoC gene encoding DNA-directed RNA polymerase subunit beta'; this encodes MKALLDLFKQVQQNEQFDAIKIGLASPEKIRSWSYGEVKKPETINYRTFKPERDGLFCAKIFGPIKDYECLCGKYKRLKHRGVICEKCGVEVTLAKVRRERMGHIELASPTAHIWFLKSLPSRLGMVLDMTLRDIERVLYFEAYVVTDPGMTPLKKCQIMSEDDYAAKYEEYGDDFTAFMGAEGIRELLRSIDIDRDAETLRVELKESKSEAKIKKYAKRLKVLEAFQRSGIKPDWMIMEVLPVLPPELRPLVPLDGGRFATSDLNDLYRRVINRNNRLKRLMELRAPEIITRNEKRMLQEAVDSLLDNGRRGKAMTGANKRPLKSLAEMIKGKGGRFRQNLLGKRVDYSGRSVIVVGPQLKLHQCGLPKLMALELFKPFIFNKLELMGLATTIKAAKKLVEIQEPVVWDILEDVIREHPVMLNRAPTLHRLGIQAFEPVLIEGKAIQLHPLVCAAFNADFDGDQMAVHVPLSIEAQMEARTLMLASNNILFPSNGEPSIVPSQDIVLGLYYATREAINAKNEGMLFQDVSEVIRAYDNKEVELATRVTVRIVENPKDPVTGEFVRTVKRYETTVGRAILSEILPKGLPFSVLNRALKKKEISKLINTSFRKCGLRATVVFADQLMQSGFRLATRAGISICVDDMLVPPQKATIIATAESEVKQIEQQYSSGLVTAGERYNKVVDIWGKAGDDVGKAMMDQLKVEDVVRRDGTKGTQESFNAIYMMADSGARGSAAQIRQLAGMRGLMAKPDGSIIETPITANFREGLNVLQYFISTHGARKGLADTALKTANSGYLTRRLVDVTQDLVVIEDDCGTSNGASMKAMVEGGEVIEALRDRILGRVAATDIINPETQATLYEAGTLMDEDTVEEVERLGIDEVKVRTPLTCDTRYGLCAKCYGRDLGRGVLVNSGEAVGVIAAQSIGEPGTQLTMRTFHIGGAASRAAVASSVEAKSNGTIRFTATMRYVTNGKGELIVISRSGEVLITDDLGRERERHKVPYGATLIVKDGMVIKAGTALATWDPLTRPIITEYTGTVKFENVEEGSTVAKQIDEVTGLSTLVVIDAKRRGSSAAKVLRPQVKLLNEQGEEVKIAGTEHAVTIGFQVGALITVKDGQQVHVGEVLARIPTESQKTRDITGGLPRVAELFEARSPKDAGMLAEVTGTVAFGKETKGKQRLEITDMDGAKHEFLITKDKQVLVHDGQVVNKGEMIVDGPADPQDILRLLGIEALARYIVDEVQDVYRLQGVKINDKHIEVIVRQMLRRVQVVDPGDTNYITGEQVERSELLDENDRVNAETKIPATYENVLLGITKASLSTDSFISAASFQETTRVLTEAAIMGKKDGLRGLKENVIVGRLIPAGTGLAFHRARKEKDAWEADERAALLESERQARVTETEAHSAETFGGADGEA